In the genome of Tamandua tetradactyla isolate mTamTet1 chromosome 22 unlocalized genomic scaffold, mTamTet1.pri SUPER_22_unloc_3, whole genome shotgun sequence, one region contains:
- the LOC143672979 gene encoding olfactory receptor 7A10-like: MELENETSVSKFTLLGLSEDTEVQPLLFALFLTMYLVTLIGNLLIILATISDAHLHTPMYFFLANLSFTDICLTSTTVPKMLVNIQRETKTISYGNCFTQMYFFMVFGGLDNFLLTMMAYDRYVAICHPLHYMVIMNPSLCGLLLLASWILSVLDSLLQCLMVLRLTFCTELDIPHFFCEFTQVIQLACSDTFLSDLMMYFATGILGGIPLTGILFSYTKIACSILRISSHGGKYKAFSTCGSHLSVVSLFYGTAFGVYLSSTATESSRASTIVSVMYTVVTPMLNPFIYSLRNKDIKNALKRILGLKFRNLLFINRG; encoded by the exons ATGGAATTAGAGAATGAAACAAGTGTTTCAAAATTTACCCTCCTGGGACTTTCAGAAGACACAGAAGTGCAGCCCCTCTTATTTGCTCTGTTCCTGACAATGTACCTGGTCACTCTCATTGGGAACCTGCTCATCATCTTGGCCACCATCTCTGATGCCCACCTGCACacgcccatgtacttcttccttgctaATCTGTCTTTTACAGACATCTGTTTAACCTCTACCACtgtcccaaagatgctggtgaacatccAGAGAGAGACCAAAACTATAAGTTATGGAAACTGCTTCACCCAGATgtattttttcatggtttttggaGGATTAGACAATTTCCTCTTAACCATGATGGCCTATGACCGTTacgtggccatctgtcacccactACACTACATGGTCATCATGAACCCCAGTCTCTGTGGTCTCCTACTGCTGGCATCATGGATATTGAGTGTTCTAGACTCTCTTTTACAATGCCTAATGGTTTTGCGATTGACTTTTTGTACAGAGTTGGACATTCCCCACTTTTTTTGTGAATTTACACAAGTAATCCAGCTTGCATGTTCTGACACCTTCCTCAGTGACCTAATGATGTATTTTGCAACTGGAATTCTGGGTGGTATTCCACTCACAGGCATCCTTTTCTCTTACACTAAGATTGCATGCtctattttgagaatttcatcaCATGGAGGcaagtataaagcattttctacCTGTGGGTCTCATCTTTCAGTGGTGTCCTTGTTTTATGGTACAGCCTTTGGAGTTTATCTTAGTTCCACAGCTACAGAAAGCTCAAGGGCAAGTACAATAGTTTCTGTGATGTACACAGTGGTCACTCCCATGCTGAACCCATTTATCTACAGTCTTAGAAACAAGGACATAAAGAatgccttaaa AAGAATCCTTGGCCTCAAGTTCAGAAATTTACTCTTTATTAACAGAGGTTAA